A window of the Lysinibacillus irui genome harbors these coding sequences:
- a CDS encoding cytidine deaminase, which produces MTMDMQALLEESKKAREKAYVPYSKFKVGAALLTKEGEVIHGCNIENAGYSMTNCAERTAFFKAISEGIYEFEAIAIVADTDGPCAPCGACRQVMMEFCAPTMPVYLTNLKGDVTVTSVGELLPFAFTTEDLENAGN; this is translated from the coding sequence ATGACAATGGATATGCAAGCATTACTAGAAGAATCAAAAAAAGCACGTGAAAAAGCTTATGTTCCGTACTCAAAATTTAAAGTAGGGGCTGCTCTTCTAACAAAAGAGGGAGAGGTTATTCACGGCTGTAATATTGAAAATGCAGGCTATAGTATGACGAATTGTGCGGAGCGTACAGCGTTTTTTAAGGCAATATCTGAGGGCATTTACGAATTTGAAGCCATTGCGATTGTAGCTGATACGGACGGGCCATGTGCACCATGTGGAGCATGTCGTCAGGTCATGATGGAGTTTTGTGCTCCAACTATGCCTGTCTATTTAACGAATTTAAAAGGTGATGTTACGGTAACGTCAGTGGGCGAATTACTACCGTTTGCCTTTACGACGGAGGATTTAGAGAATGCAGGAAACTAA
- a CDS encoding diacylglycerol kinase family protein yields the protein MDWRKYLRSFGYAIEGILTASKEQNFKSHVVSAIIVMLAGYLTGLSRIEWYIVLLLIALMFALEMINTAIERVVDLASPEIHPLAKQAKDIAAGAVLVFALFSAIIGLLIFLPKWF from the coding sequence ATGGATTGGCGCAAATACTTGCGATCTTTTGGCTATGCAATAGAAGGCATCCTAACAGCGAGTAAAGAACAGAATTTTAAATCGCATGTAGTAAGTGCAATTATTGTTATGTTGGCTGGTTATTTAACGGGTTTATCTCGTATCGAATGGTATATTGTGCTACTATTAATAGCACTAATGTTTGCACTAGAAATGATCAATACAGCCATCGAACGGGTAGTCGATTTAGCTTCCCCAGAGATACACCCACTTGCTAAGCAAGCAAAAGACATTGCAGCAGGTGCAGTGCTTGTATTTGCGCTATTCAGTGCTATAATCGGATTACTCATCTTTCTACCAAAATGGTTTTAA
- the ybeY gene encoding rRNA maturation RNase YbeY: MILTIDFTDETNEVSVQHTELVEKLLQHAASIENIEPETEVSVTFVTNQAIQDINREYRGKDQPTDVISFALEELGEGEIEVTFEGMPRILGDIIISTDRAKEQAEEYNHSFERELGFLAVHGFLHLLGYDHMEPEDEKVMFAKQDDILKTFGLGRD; this comes from the coding sequence ATGATTTTAACAATTGATTTTACAGATGAAACAAATGAAGTATCAGTACAGCATACGGAGCTTGTTGAAAAGCTATTGCAGCATGCTGCGAGTATTGAAAACATTGAGCCAGAAACAGAGGTTTCTGTGACGTTTGTTACGAACCAGGCGATTCAAGATATTAATCGTGAATACCGTGGCAAGGATCAGCCAACAGATGTTATTTCCTTTGCACTAGAGGAGCTGGGTGAAGGGGAAATAGAAGTAACGTTTGAAGGTATGCCACGAATATTAGGGGATATCATTATTTCAACCGATCGTGCAAAAGAGCAAGCTGAGGAATACAATCATTCCTTTGAGCGAGAATTAGGCTTTTTAGCAGTGCATGGTTTTTTACATTTACTTGGTTATGACCATATGGAGCCAGAAGATGAAAAAGTAATGTTTGCAAAGCAAGATGACATATTAAAGACTTTCGGTTTAGGACGAGACTAA
- a CDS encoding HD family phosphohydrolase: MEKQLRKFTEFIGFRYFIIIILILTGGLQFAFMYGNVKGVTYDFKPLQLAPETVRSTKTIEDTYKTQQEREKAANAVDSVYQFSEDVAKQRAAIVTSLFDYVLEVKKDVASSKEPIPIADQVTQLRKKFESIDEDQMPLIFTDSQLEALLVQSEEDLNRTSTQLSKFVEEYLQKSIRPENVFVAQNDFETKIRGQRGYPDKIFNTVVLIGRTSIIENETINEEQTKIRKEQAKESVEPTRILQGQIIVQEGQIIDNEAYRQLELLGMISNKASLKPIAGLIILTLLQMMFMYILFERWEADERKKRNALLVTVIVYSLSILLMKFISLVSGGFDVTIAFLFPTALATMLVRLLADERAAVLITVMTAASAGVIFQEGYSSVMQMEITLYIIFGGFASLFFLRSVEKRSHILHAVGVISLVNMAFIAFYLLMTQSSYGLPELMFYFIAAMLSALLSGALTMGLLPFFESAFSLLSSLRLIELSNPNHPLLKKLLMEAPGTYHHSVMVANLAEAACEEIGADGLLARVGCYYHDIGKTKRPAFFIENQMSGINPHDSLPPETSAEIIIAHTTDGADMLKRYKMPQEIIDIALQHHGTSLLKFFLFKAKEQGKSIDEATFRYPGPKPQTKEAAIISVADSVEAAVRSMKEPNAEKIHKLVRAIIDDRVQDNQFDECDISIKELKCIERVLCETLNGIFHSRIEYPKADK; the protein is encoded by the coding sequence ATGGAGAAACAACTTCGAAAATTTACAGAGTTTATCGGTTTTCGCTACTTTATTATCATTATTCTCATTTTAACAGGTGGCCTACAATTTGCGTTTATGTATGGCAATGTTAAAGGAGTTACATATGATTTCAAACCATTACAGCTTGCGCCTGAAACCGTACGATCTACTAAAACGATTGAAGATACTTATAAGACACAGCAAGAGCGAGAAAAAGCAGCAAATGCGGTGGATTCGGTCTATCAATTTTCGGAGGATGTCGCCAAGCAAAGAGCAGCGATTGTAACATCATTATTTGACTATGTACTAGAAGTAAAAAAGGATGTTGCAAGTAGTAAGGAACCTATTCCCATTGCCGACCAAGTTACACAGCTTCGCAAAAAGTTTGAATCCATAGATGAAGACCAGATGCCTTTAATCTTTACAGATTCGCAGTTAGAAGCTTTATTAGTGCAAAGTGAAGAAGACTTAAATAGAACAAGTACGCAATTATCCAAATTTGTAGAGGAATATTTACAAAAATCCATTCGACCAGAAAATGTCTTTGTTGCTCAAAATGATTTTGAGACAAAGATTCGCGGACAACGAGGGTATCCAGATAAAATATTCAATACAGTGGTGTTAATAGGACGGACAAGTATTATTGAAAATGAAACAATCAATGAGGAACAAACAAAAATTCGAAAAGAACAGGCAAAGGAAAGTGTAGAGCCTACACGAATTTTACAAGGTCAAATTATTGTGCAGGAAGGTCAAATTATTGATAATGAGGCGTACCGTCAACTAGAGCTATTGGGGATGATTAGTAATAAAGCTTCCTTAAAGCCAATTGCAGGACTGATTATTCTCACTTTACTGCAAATGATGTTCATGTATATTTTATTTGAGCGTTGGGAGGCGGACGAACGAAAAAAACGCAATGCGCTTTTAGTAACAGTAATTGTTTATAGTTTGTCTATACTGCTCATGAAGTTTATTAGCTTAGTGTCTGGCGGCTTTGATGTAACGATTGCCTTTTTATTCCCTACGGCATTAGCTACAATGCTAGTAAGATTGTTAGCGGATGAGCGAGCGGCTGTTTTGATTACAGTGATGACAGCTGCTTCAGCTGGGGTTATTTTTCAAGAAGGCTATTCATCGGTAATGCAGATGGAAATTACGTTGTATATCATTTTCGGCGGATTTGCCAGCCTATTCTTTTTACGTAGTGTTGAGAAGCGCTCACATATTTTACATGCGGTTGGTGTGATTTCACTTGTAAATATGGCTTTTATCGCCTTTTACTTATTAATGACACAATCATCCTATGGCCTACCAGAATTAATGTTTTATTTTATTGCAGCAATGTTATCTGCTTTACTTTCAGGGGCCTTAACAATGGGACTTTTACCATTTTTTGAATCAGCCTTTAGCTTATTATCGTCACTACGTTTAATCGAGCTATCCAACCCGAATCATCCATTATTAAAAAAATTACTAATGGAAGCACCAGGCACATATCATCATAGTGTAATGGTTGCGAACTTAGCGGAGGCAGCGTGTGAAGAAATTGGTGCTGATGGATTATTAGCACGTGTTGGATGCTACTATCATGATATTGGTAAAACAAAGCGTCCAGCTTTTTTCATTGAAAACCAGATGTCTGGTATTAACCCACACGATTCATTACCACCTGAAACAAGTGCGGAAATTATTATAGCCCATACGACTGACGGAGCTGACATGTTAAAACGCTATAAAATGCCTCAAGAAATAATTGATATCGCCTTACAGCATCATGGAACAAGTTTGTTAAAATTTTTCTTATTTAAAGCAAAAGAGCAGGGGAAATCCATTGATGAAGCTACGTTCAGATATCCTGGGCCAAAACCTCAAACGAAGGAAGCGGCCATTATTAGTGTGGCGGATAGTGTAGAGGCAGCGGTTCGTTCAATGAAAGAACCTAATGCTGAAAAAATTCATAAGCTAGTACGAGCAATTATTGATGATCGAGTACAGGATAATCAGTTTGATGAATGCGATATTTCAATAAAAGAGTTAAAATGTATAGAGAGAGTTCTTTGTGAAACGTTGAATGGGATTTTCCACTCACGTATTGAATATCCAAAGGCAGACAAGTAG
- a CDS encoding PhoH family protein, translated as MSEQLTVLQVDNPNEAVMLLGISDANMKLVEEALNVHIITRGEQIQLAGEENAKEQATFLLHALLKVIRKGINIDQRDVTTAIEMTQKGTIEYFAELYDEEIARTTKGKSIRAKTIGQREYIQAIRHKDVVFGIGPAGTGKTYLAVVMATQALKNGHVKRIILTRPAVEAGESLGFLPGDLKEKVDPYLRPLYDALNDIYGAEQTQRLIERGTIEIAPLAYMRGRTLDDAFVILDEAQNTTHQQMKMFLTRLGFGSKMVITGDKTQIDLPKNTESGLIVAERTLKYVKSIHFQVLEQGDVVRHPIVAKIIQAYEEQQL; from the coding sequence ATGTCAGAACAGTTAACTGTATTACAAGTGGATAATCCAAATGAAGCGGTTATGCTACTCGGTATTTCCGATGCAAATATGAAATTAGTTGAAGAAGCACTGAATGTTCATATCATTACACGAGGTGAACAAATTCAACTTGCGGGTGAAGAAAATGCTAAGGAACAGGCAACATTTCTTCTGCATGCCTTATTGAAGGTCATTCGCAAAGGAATTAATATTGATCAACGTGATGTCACAACAGCTATTGAAATGACACAAAAAGGAACAATCGAATATTTTGCAGAACTATATGATGAAGAAATAGCCCGTACGACGAAAGGTAAGTCGATTCGTGCAAAAACAATTGGTCAACGAGAATACATACAAGCAATCCGTCACAAAGACGTTGTTTTTGGTATTGGTCCTGCCGGTACTGGGAAAACGTATTTAGCGGTAGTCATGGCAACACAGGCACTTAAAAATGGACACGTGAAGCGTATTATTTTAACTCGCCCTGCTGTTGAAGCAGGAGAGTCTTTAGGATTTCTGCCTGGTGATTTAAAGGAAAAGGTAGATCCATATCTACGACCTCTCTATGATGCTTTAAACGACATTTACGGAGCAGAACAGACGCAACGACTAATTGAACGTGGAACAATTGAAATCGCGCCTCTAGCCTATATGCGTGGTCGTACATTAGATGATGCCTTTGTTATTTTAGATGAAGCACAAAATACAACCCATCAACAAATGAAAATGTTTTTAACACGTTTAGGGTTTGGCTCTAAAATGGTCATTACAGGGGATAAAACGCAAATTGACTTACCTAAAAATACAGAATCTGGTTTAATCGTAGCTGAACGTACATTAAAGTATGTCAAATCAATACATTTCCAAGTATTAGAACAAGGCGATGTCGTACGTCACCCAATCGTAGCCAAAATCATCCAAGCCTACGAAGAACAGCAACTTTAG
- a CDS encoding sporulation protein YqfD, translated as MWNNRPIIVRIKRHENVHPFIQALHAQHIPLKRVVFREQEVSFETTMHYLPKIRRVRRRFRLKMAVFYADELQVLRAQLWTLLGLALMIVIPILCAQVIWRVDIEAATPELEQRLGKTFQNTFQLETPLSKKQLPSNTAIRQKLLEQHRELSWVHIDKHGGRVILRPQESPKQTEQTNEKLASHLVATKSGVITHFNIKNGERKISINDTAYEGDVLVSGVIESGTDQVFVGAKGEVYADYWLECSFKIPTKITMETVQQKQWRVLVKGIHQEKVDYVQKKDLPNWLDPYVSIVEEQQTKTVQVELDESKIETLLLPLLHEKVLRSLPEKTIIKKENLLQAKWGNGTVEGKVLFLVNENIASPIQGLQGE; from the coding sequence ATGTGGAATAATCGGCCAATCATTGTACGTATAAAGCGGCATGAAAATGTTCATCCTTTTATTCAAGCATTGCATGCTCAACATATTCCGTTAAAACGTGTAGTCTTTCGTGAGCAAGAAGTTTCCTTTGAAACAACGATGCATTATTTACCGAAAATTCGTCGCGTTCGTAGACGCTTTCGCTTAAAAATGGCTGTTTTTTATGCAGATGAGCTACAAGTTTTACGTGCACAGCTTTGGACTTTGCTTGGTTTAGCCTTGATGATTGTCATTCCAATCCTATGTGCACAAGTCATTTGGCGGGTGGATATCGAAGCAGCGACGCCAGAATTAGAGCAACGGCTAGGCAAGACCTTTCAAAATACTTTTCAACTAGAAACACCACTCTCTAAAAAACAGTTACCTTCTAATACTGCCATACGTCAAAAACTGTTAGAACAACACCGAGAGCTATCATGGGTGCATATTGATAAACATGGTGGAAGGGTCATACTTAGACCACAGGAGTCACCGAAACAAACAGAGCAAACAAATGAGAAATTAGCCTCTCATTTAGTAGCGACTAAGAGCGGAGTCATTACGCACTTTAATATTAAGAATGGTGAACGAAAAATTTCAATAAACGATACAGCCTATGAGGGGGATGTCCTCGTAAGTGGCGTAATAGAAAGTGGTACAGATCAGGTTTTTGTTGGTGCGAAGGGAGAGGTTTATGCAGATTATTGGTTAGAGTGCTCCTTTAAAATTCCGACGAAAATTACAATGGAAACTGTCCAACAAAAGCAATGGCGAGTATTGGTGAAGGGGATACATCAAGAAAAAGTTGATTATGTACAAAAAAAGGATTTACCGAATTGGTTAGACCCCTATGTTTCAATTGTAGAGGAACAGCAGACGAAAACTGTACAAGTTGAGCTTGATGAATCGAAAATAGAGACATTACTTCTCCCTCTATTGCATGAAAAGGTGCTACGTTCGTTGCCTGAAAAAACGATTATCAAAAAAGAAAACCTTTTACAGGCAAAGTGGGGGAATGGTACAGTTGAAGGGAAAGTTCTATTTTTAGTCAATGAAAACATTGCAAGTCCAATACAAGGCCTACAAGGAGAATGA
- the floA gene encoding flotillin-like protein FloA (flotillin-like protein involved in membrane lipid rafts) has translation MGFDLALIGPIAGLVILFIVLAVFFTFVPVALWISALAAGVRVSIFTLIGMRLRRVIPSRIVNPLIKAHKAGLPVTINQLESHYLAGGNVDRVVNALIAAHRANIELSFERCAAIDLAGRDVLEAVQMSVNPKVIETPFISGVAMNGIEVKAKARITVRANIERLVGGAGEETVIARVGEGIVSTIGSATHHTEVLENPDMISQTVLSKGLDSGTAFEILSIDIADVDIGKNIGAELQIEQAQADKNIAQAKAEERRAMAVANEQEMIARVQEMKAKVVEAEAEVPQAMAEALRSGNLGIMDYMNYRNIQADTAMRDSISKVSTDKPETNEPNV, from the coding sequence ATGGGATTTGATTTAGCTCTAATTGGTCCAATTGCTGGATTGGTTATTTTATTCATAGTTCTCGCGGTATTCTTTACCTTTGTACCGGTAGCACTATGGATTTCTGCACTGGCTGCAGGTGTTCGTGTTAGTATTTTCACATTAATTGGGATGCGTTTACGTCGAGTAATTCCTTCTCGAATTGTCAATCCGTTAATTAAAGCACATAAAGCAGGTTTACCTGTTACAATCAATCAACTTGAGAGTCACTATTTAGCAGGTGGTAATGTAGACCGTGTTGTTAATGCGTTAATTGCGGCTCATCGTGCCAATATTGAACTTTCGTTTGAGCGTTGTGCTGCGATTGATTTAGCTGGTCGAGATGTATTAGAAGCAGTTCAAATGTCTGTTAATCCAAAAGTTATTGAAACACCATTTATTTCAGGTGTAGCAATGAACGGGATTGAAGTTAAAGCTAAAGCTCGTATTACAGTACGTGCCAATATCGAGCGTTTAGTCGGTGGTGCTGGAGAGGAAACAGTTATTGCCCGTGTTGGTGAAGGGATCGTTTCGACAATCGGTTCGGCTACCCATCATACTGAAGTTTTAGAAAATCCAGATATGATTTCACAAACCGTTTTATCAAAAGGTTTGGATTCAGGGACAGCCTTTGAAATCTTATCCATTGATATTGCTGACGTAGATATCGGTAAAAACATTGGTGCAGAATTACAAATTGAACAAGCACAGGCGGATAAAAACATTGCGCAAGCAAAAGCTGAGGAACGTCGTGCGATGGCTGTTGCCAATGAGCAGGAAATGATTGCGCGTGTTCAAGAGATGAAAGCGAAAGTAGTAGAAGCGGAGGCGGAAGTACCGCAAGCGATGGCTGAAGCATTACGTTCTGGTAATCTGGGGATTATGGATTATATGAACTATCGTAACATTCAAGCGGATACTGCAATGCGTGACTCGATTTCAAAAGTAAGCACAGATAAACCTGAAACGAATGAACCGAATGTTTAA
- a CDS encoding NfeD family protein, with protein sequence MRKRRILSYLLVIWMTFLLAFPLTSAFASSKVYQVPIHNEVERGLHAFLERAFKEAEENNAEAIILDIHTPGGFVNAASDIAMLMDASDIRKIAFINKDAHSAGAFLALHADEIYMVPNGTIGAAAVIDSAGNAADLKANSAWLAQMQAAAETSGRDPKYALAMADSNYDLPEYRAEGKNLLTLSASEALKVKYSEGTVKNFQKLLEVTNLNGSDVVSIEPTFSEKLARFITNPIIVPILLSIASLGLVMELYSPGFGVPGIMGLSALGLFFFGHMVAGFAGYETLLLFIVGLALVVAEFFVPGGIVGILGGVLIVLSLILAGANMMQMIIAILIALVIAMIGMVILMKFFGKKLHVLNKLVLMDATTTEEGYVSNVNRTELLGKVGKTLTPLRPAGTMVLGNERIDIVSEGGYIDVNQHVEIIKVEGSRIVVRRTDKEMEE encoded by the coding sequence GTGCGAAAACGGAGAATCCTCAGCTATCTATTAGTAATATGGATGACTTTTTTGTTAGCGTTTCCATTAACTTCGGCTTTTGCAAGCAGTAAGGTCTACCAGGTTCCTATTCATAATGAAGTAGAGCGAGGACTTCACGCATTTTTAGAACGAGCTTTTAAAGAGGCTGAAGAAAATAATGCCGAGGCCATTATCTTAGATATACATACGCCTGGTGGCTTTGTAAATGCAGCAAGTGATATCGCCATGCTTATGGATGCCTCGGATATACGTAAGATTGCTTTTATTAATAAGGATGCCCATTCAGCAGGTGCTTTTTTAGCATTACATGCGGATGAAATCTACATGGTACCAAATGGAACAATCGGTGCAGCAGCGGTCATTGATTCAGCTGGGAATGCAGCAGATTTAAAGGCAAATAGTGCCTGGCTTGCTCAAATGCAAGCAGCAGCAGAAACATCTGGGCGTGATCCAAAGTACGCTTTAGCAATGGCTGATTCTAATTATGACCTGCCTGAATATCGTGCGGAAGGGAAAAACTTGTTAACTTTATCAGCCTCTGAAGCATTAAAGGTCAAGTACTCTGAAGGAACAGTTAAAAATTTTCAAAAGCTATTAGAGGTAACCAACCTGAATGGTAGCGATGTTGTTTCAATCGAACCGACCTTTTCTGAAAAATTGGCTCGTTTTATTACAAATCCAATCATTGTCCCGATTTTATTATCAATCGCAAGTTTAGGACTTGTGATGGAGCTCTATTCGCCAGGCTTTGGCGTTCCAGGTATAATGGGGTTATCAGCACTTGGTTTATTTTTCTTCGGACATATGGTTGCAGGCTTTGCGGGTTATGAAACATTATTGTTATTTATTGTTGGTTTAGCGCTTGTAGTTGCAGAGTTTTTTGTCCCCGGTGGTATTGTTGGTATTTTAGGTGGCGTATTAATAGTGCTAAGTCTGATACTGGCAGGTGCAAATATGATGCAAATGATAATAGCAATTCTCATTGCGTTGGTGATAGCGATGATAGGAATGGTGATTCTGATGAAATTTTTCGGGAAAAAACTGCATGTCTTAAACAAGCTTGTGTTAATGGATGCAACTACGACTGAGGAAGGGTATGTGTCCAATGTGAATCGCACAGAACTGCTAGGTAAAGTGGGGAAAACGCTTACGCCACTTCGTCCAGCAGGTACTATGGTTCTTGGTAATGAACGCATTGATATTGTTTCTGAAGGTGGCTATATCGATGTAAATCAACATGTAGAAATTATTAAAGTAGAAGGCTCACGTATTGTTGTGAGACGAACAGATAAAGAGATGGAGGAATAG
- the rpsU gene encoding 30S ribosomal protein S21: protein MSKTVVRKNESLEDALRRFKRTVSKSGTIQEVRKREFYEKPSVKRKKKSEAARKRKW, encoded by the coding sequence ATGTCAAAAACTGTCGTTCGCAAAAACGAATCGCTTGAAGATGCTCTTCGCCGCTTCAAACGTACTGTATCAAAAAGTGGTACAATTCAAGAAGTTAGAAAGCGCGAGTTCTACGAAAAACCTAGCGTAAAACGTAAAAAGAAATCAGAAGCTGCACGTAAACGTAAGTGGTAA
- a CDS encoding TrkH family potassium uptake protein: MNNFKNTLNPPKILVLGFALIIVIGTFLLTLPFSTEDGNGLPFLDALFTATSATCVTGLIVVDTGDTFSIFGELVILSLIQIGGLGFMTFATLLFLILGKKISLKERLLLKEAFNNISIAGLVKLVKRILLFTALIEIIGGLILTIRFSFDMPIGKAFYFGFFHAISNFNNAGFDLMGGFNGMTSYVDDPFVVLTICALITIGGLGFIVMNELYEYRKTKRLSVHTKIVLATTLLLTASATILIFLFEYSNSKTIGPLSEWGKILGSFYQAVTPRTAGSNTLAIGDLTHSTLFLIILLMFIGAGSGSTAGGIKITTFAVLVATMWSQIRGKEDVVLFKRRIVNETILKALTVTMCGAMIVIVVTILLSIIEQRHSFMMYLFEATSAFATVGLSMGLTPELTPGGRVLIILTMFAGRLGPLTIAFAITKRRKKEAFRHPKGNIMIG, encoded by the coding sequence ATGAACAATTTTAAAAATACATTAAATCCTCCCAAAATTCTCGTACTTGGTTTTGCATTGATTATTGTGATAGGGACGTTTCTTTTAACGCTGCCTTTCTCCACTGAGGATGGGAACGGACTACCCTTTTTAGATGCATTATTCACCGCTACCTCTGCAACTTGTGTCACAGGGTTGATTGTTGTGGATACAGGAGATACATTTTCCATTTTTGGAGAATTGGTGATATTATCATTAATCCAAATCGGTGGCCTAGGATTTATGACATTTGCAACTTTATTATTTTTAATACTTGGAAAGAAAATTTCTTTAAAAGAAAGATTGTTGCTAAAAGAAGCATTCAATAATATTTCGATTGCTGGTCTTGTTAAATTAGTAAAAAGAATATTGCTCTTTACAGCGTTAATTGAAATAATCGGCGGCCTTATTTTAACTATTCGTTTTTCATTTGACATGCCGATAGGAAAAGCTTTTTATTTTGGATTTTTTCATGCCATTTCTAATTTCAACAACGCAGGATTTGATTTAATGGGTGGTTTTAACGGAATGACATCCTACGTAGATGACCCATTTGTTGTTTTGACAATTTGTGCGCTAATTACAATTGGTGGCTTAGGATTTATTGTCATGAATGAATTGTATGAATATCGAAAGACAAAAAGGCTCTCCGTCCATACAAAAATTGTCTTAGCGACTACACTTCTATTGACTGCTAGCGCAACCATTTTGATTTTTTTATTTGAATATAGCAATTCAAAAACAATCGGTCCATTATCTGAGTGGGGCAAAATATTAGGTTCTTTTTATCAAGCTGTAACACCAAGAACAGCTGGGTCCAATACTCTTGCAATTGGTGACTTAACCCATTCCACATTATTTTTAATCATTCTCTTAATGTTTATAGGAGCTGGGTCTGGTTCCACTGCTGGTGGTATTAAGATTACAACCTTCGCTGTATTAGTAGCTACCATGTGGTCACAAATCAGAGGGAAAGAAGATGTTGTTTTATTTAAACGTCGAATTGTCAACGAAACCATTTTAAAAGCGTTAACTGTCACAATGTGTGGCGCCATGATTGTTATAGTTGTGACAATTCTTCTTAGTATTATTGAACAACGGCATAGCTTCATGATGTATTTATTTGAGGCTACCTCTGCCTTTGCTACTGTTGGTCTTTCGATGGGACTAACGCCAGAACTAACACCAGGTGGTCGTGTTCTTATTATTTTGACAATGTTCGCTGGAAGACTTGGTCCATTAACTATAGCTTTCGCCATTACAAAACGACGAAAAAAAGAGGCTTTTCGACATCCAAAAGGAAATATTATGATTGGATAA
- a CDS encoding potassium channel family protein, which yields MAIKQYAVIGLGRFGTSVARRLHEAGQEILGIDVNEERVEDAEPYVTHAVVADTTEEKALTSLGIGNFDCVIVAIGNDMQSSILTVSLLKELGIKKVIAKALGKRHGQVLDKVGADWIIYPERDMGERVANQLLSPNMLNYIELSKEYSIEEIMIPSKMAGHNLRDLDLRAKYNVSVIAIVREGEIIISPSPEQIIEKEDLLVMIGHREDLTLFSNIQ from the coding sequence ATGGCAATCAAACAATATGCCGTAATAGGCTTAGGAAGATTCGGAACAAGTGTCGCCCGACGATTACATGAAGCGGGACAAGAAATATTAGGAATTGATGTAAATGAAGAAAGAGTTGAGGATGCAGAACCTTATGTAACCCATGCAGTAGTAGCTGATACAACAGAAGAAAAAGCTTTAACATCCCTTGGTATAGGAAACTTCGATTGTGTCATTGTGGCAATCGGTAACGATATGCAGTCTAGTATTTTAACTGTGTCCTTATTAAAAGAGCTAGGAATCAAAAAGGTTATTGCAAAGGCACTTGGTAAAAGACATGGGCAAGTCTTAGATAAAGTTGGTGCTGATTGGATTATTTATCCTGAACGAGATATGGGAGAGCGCGTGGCAAATCAGCTACTATCCCCCAATATGCTGAATTATATCGAACTATCCAAGGAATACAGTATTGAAGAAATTATGATTCCCTCCAAAATGGCTGGGCATAATTTACGGGATTTAGATTTACGTGCAAAATATAACGTCAGTGTGATTGCGATTGTGCGTGAAGGTGAAATTATTATTTCTCCTTCTCCAGAGCAAATTATTGAAAAGGAAGATTTATTGGTGATGATCGGTCATCGAGAAGATCTTACTTTATTTTCCAACATTCAATAG
- a CDS encoding manganese catalase family protein yields the protein MWYYEKKLQYPVKVSTCNPMLAKFLIEQYGGADGELAAALRYMNQRYTIPDKVVGLLTDIATEEFSHLEMIATMIYKLTKDATPEMLKEAGLGDHYVNHDKALFYQNASGVPFTATYIQAKGDPIADLYEDIAAEEKARATYQWIIDLSDDTDLNDSLKFLREREVVHSQRFREAVEILKDDRNQKKIF from the coding sequence TTGTGGTATTACGAAAAAAAGCTCCAGTATCCGGTGAAAGTTAGTACATGTAATCCAATGCTTGCTAAGTTTTTAATAGAGCAATATGGAGGAGCAGATGGGGAACTGGCAGCGGCCCTTCGCTATATGAACCAGCGCTATACCATTCCAGACAAAGTGGTAGGGCTCTTAACCGATATAGCGACTGAGGAATTTTCTCATTTAGAAATGATTGCTACGATGATTTATAAGCTAACAAAAGACGCTACGCCAGAAATGCTAAAGGAAGCGGGTCTAGGGGATCATTACGTGAATCATGATAAAGCATTATTTTATCAGAATGCTTCAGGAGTACCATTTACAGCAACCTATATTCAGGCTAAGGGAGATCCTATTGCGGATTTGTATGAGGATATTGCGGCTGAAGAAAAAGCGCGTGCCACATATCAATGGATTATCGATTTATCAGATGATACGGATTTAAATGATAGCTTGAAGTTTTTACGTGAACGTGAGGTTGTCCATTCCCAGCGTTTTAGAGAGGCAGTAGAAATTTTAAAAGATGACAGAAATCAGAAGAAAATTTTCTAA